DNA from Deinococcus koreensis:
AAAGGTGCCTGGACGATGGAGGGGATCCGCCCCATGTCCTCTCCCAGAGAGGGCACTCGCAGAGGAGTGGCGCAGCGGCGAGTCGCGGTGTTGGGCCTGCGCCTGTGGGGTGCTCGCCTGCGTCACGAGCACTGTGGTGAGTTGTCCCGCACTCGTGGGCACGCCCGGTGCGCTCCCCGGCCTATTCAATGACCTGCTGTCCGGTCGACCGGGTGGATTCGGTGGATACGGGCGGCTGTGGGGTAGGCACTTTCAAAGCCACCGGCGAGAGCGATTTCGCTTGGATTTTCCAGGACAGCGTCCCCTGGAAGGCCCGGGGCATCCGTGTTCAGCCGGCAGGTGGTTACCGGACACGGCGGCGTTCTTCACGCACTCGCGCGACCAACGTCAGCGCGGCGCCCGCCCCCGCCAGCGCGTACATTCCGCCCAGGGGGTCGGAGCCTGCCGCGAGGCCGTGCCAGGTGAGGAGCGCGAAGGCTGGGTAGGCAAGCAGGTGCAGGCCGTGCCAGACGCGGCGTGAGAGGCGGGCCCGGAGCGCGGTGGAGCCCCAGACGAGGAGCAGCGCGTAGGCGCCCAGGGTGCCCAGGCCGACCGCGAAGGGCAGCACCTCGGACGCTCCTGGGATCAGCACCGCCTGGAGGGGCTGGGCGTCCTGCCGGTCGACAGTCAGCATCAGGCCGTGGGCGGTGCCCAGCACCAGGGCGGAGGTCGTCAGCAGGCTGTGCCAGCCCGCCTGCGCGGCGCGGGCCAGCCAGGGGGGCGCGAGCCGGCTGCCCAATAGGGCACCCAGCGTGACGCCCAGCGCCAGCGCGAGGTAGGCGGTGACGCCCAGCGCCCGGTTCAGGCTCCAGGCGAGGGTAGCCGGGCCCAGGCCGATCCAGCACGCCAGGTACAGCCCGCCGTAGCCCGCCAGCAGCGCGGCCACGCGGCGCTCATTGTCCGGCGTCAGCGCCCTCACGCGGCCTGCTCCCAGCCTGCCGGGGCGCGCGTCCACAGCTGCCCCACAGCGTCGTAGGCCCAGAGTGAAGGGCGCAGTCCCAGGTGTGCCTCGTAGGCGTTCAGGGCGTCTTCGCCGAAGAGCGCCAGCTTGGCGAGCACCTCAGCGCTCAGGATCCCTGTGCTCAGGGCTGTGGCCTGGACAAAGCGGGACTCCAGAGGCCGGCCCGTGCGCGGGTCGATAAGGTGATGGCCACCGGGCCAGGCCCGCTTCAGGACGCTGCTGGTGGCCACGCCATGGCGCCCGGACGGCACATGGAGGCGCCCGGGCGGCCCACCGTAAGGATGTTCAATCTCGACGGCGACCGGACGGGTATGCTGGATCACCATGTCTCCCCCGGCGTCCAGCACGAAGGCGCCGTGCATAACACGCGACGCACGCTGGGCGATCCAGCCCTTGCCGGTGCCGCCCAGATCAAGGATCACACCGGCCGGGAGCCGCACCTCGTGTGTAGAGCAGTCAATGCCGAGGCAGCCCGGGACGGTGACGAGCTCTCCAGGCGCTGAGCCCGGCGCGGCGTCGTAGCCGGCCGCACGCAGGGCGCCCAGCACCGTGGGGGTGATCAGGCCGCCGGTCTGCCGCTCGACATCCAGGGCGTGCTGCACAGCGAGAACAAGTTCGATGGGCGGGTTGAAGAGATAACCCTCACGGTTGAGGGTGGACAGTGGCGAGGCCCGGAAGCGCGTCAGCACCGTTTCCAGCCGCAGCACCTCCCCCACCGCAAGCGCGGCGCCGGGGCCGGTGGCCTGCAGCTGCGTGCCCAGGGCGCTCGCTTCCAGGGTCGGTTCAGGGCGCATTTCAGCTGCCCCGTGTGCGGCCGACCACGGCCGGCGCGGCATCCTGAGGGGTGTTCCAGGGGGTGTCCACTTCCGAGTCAGTCTGCGCCTGAACCGTGGGGTCGTCGGCCGCCGGGGCCACGTCCGCCGCAGCGGGGGCCGGGCTGCTGAGGGCATGCAGGGTCAGGCCGCCGACCAGACCACTGCCCACGAGGAGCAGGGTGCGCAGGGCGCGCGGCGCGTCAAAGCGTCTGGGTGTGGTCATGGGTGTGTTCCCACCGCGCGCCGGGTCTGCCCTGCGGTCAGCGTGGCGGGCCTCCTGGGGACACCCTAGGTGGGGTGTGTTCAGCCGACGGGTAGAGGGTGTGCAGAGAGGGACAACAGGGCCAAAGGAGCGGATGCGTGGAACGCCATGTCCGTCCCGTGAGCTCAGCCCTCAGCTCCCACCATGGATCGTTGGAAGACGCTTGACGGCCAGATCTCATTTCAGTCGGGCAGCTCTGGCCTCCGGGCCAGCCCAGCAGTATGGGGGCGCTGTGCCCGCTGCCCGCAGCGCTGTACAGGAGGCGCTGGAAACTGCCGCCGGGATCAGGCGTCATTCAGGGATGAGCGCCGCCAGCGTGGAAACGGGCGCGGCGGTGCCCTGTTCGCAGGCCACCAGGTGATTCCGGTGGGCTGCCCGGTGACAGACCCCGTTCCCTGCTGCTCGTTTCGGAAAATGGGCGCGCCCACCTTCGCCTACAGGCCGGGCGCGCCCCGCGATCGGGTGCCCGGACGAGTTCGGCCCCATGCTCAGGATGACGTGCCTCAGCGGCACCGCCGCGAGCCAGGGGGTCTTCGCTCACCAAACCGTGCAGGATGCCCGTGTACCCATCCACCGGGCCTCGCACATATGCGGCGCCCGCCCTGGACACTTCCGGATATGGCGCCTCCACGGCCCGGGCGCGCTGATATCACCCATGTGACCGATCCGCCTGGGGCCGCGGAGGCTGACCGTTACACTGGTCAATGTGCCGGGTTTCACACGTCCGGGGTTCAGCGTGAAAGACCGCTGTGCCACGCTGGCCATCAGCCTGAGGCGTGCCCACCCGCCCGATACCTGATCTCCCGGCCGCCGACCGTGGAGCCCTTAAACTGCGGCGAA
Protein-coding regions in this window:
- a CDS encoding FAD:protein FMN transferase — translated: MRPEPTLEASALGTQLQATGPGAALAVGEVLRLETVLTRFRASPLSTLNREGYLFNPPIELVLAVQHALDVERQTGGLITPTVLGALRAAGYDAAPGSAPGELVTVPGCLGIDCSTHEVRLPAGVILDLGGTGKGWIAQRASRVMHGAFVLDAGGDMVIQHTRPVAVEIEHPYGGPPGRLHVPSGRHGVATSSVLKRAWPGGHHLIDPRTGRPLESRFVQATALSTGILSAEVLAKLALFGEDALNAYEAHLGLRPSLWAYDAVGQLWTRAPAGWEQAA
- a CDS encoding ferric reductase-like transmembrane domain-containing protein, whose product is MRALTPDNERRVAALLAGYGGLYLACWIGLGPATLAWSLNRALGVTAYLALALGVTLGALLGSRLAPPWLARAAQAGWHSLLTTSALVLGTAHGLMLTVDRQDAQPLQAVLIPGASEVLPFAVGLGTLGAYALLLVWGSTALRARLSRRVWHGLHLLAYPAFALLTWHGLAAGSDPLGGMYALAGAGAALTLVARVREERRRVR